One stretch of Malus domestica chromosome 14, GDT2T_hap1 DNA includes these proteins:
- the LOC114820977 gene encoding zinc finger protein BRUTUS-like At1g74770 isoform X3 — protein sequence MGGDDDSPQCLLLPSQNDAQPESSASATRVPLAQTPILLLVCFHKALQAELLDLRLVTTAALESGSRDLLDRDFVLLLLRRFEFLKLAYESHCSAEDEVIFLALDGRTKNVASTYSLEHMSIDGLFDSIFNRLDVLLEENENEKFSKQFQELVFGIGTLKEFVSQHMLKEEQQVFPLILQQFCREEQAALVWQFMCSVPLLLLEDLLPWTISFLPPDEQEEVRHCIKAIVPDEKSLEEVVNSWLASNEQSSFGATKNSRGAQQAGEYADMKRLLKSHSPKRFLEEYKRHIKADCIHSDIGYNPVDGLPFWHGVIRKDLKTILEELYQLRSASSFLNLDSVVVQLKFFVDVLNFYSALEKLYHPVLNELFNGCLYPYSEQFPNESHVEGLQRLLYYEPQDGTPLSKFVEKLCWELESFLVGINKYFAFQETKVVPIVRKNCGHDMQLQLLYASLHILPLGLLKCMTTWFSACLSEDESRSILSNLKEGDSLVNKSFASLLHEWFRIGHSGKTSVEKFREELQQIFKSRCTSLKQFYNTSGSSSLSSNMKPIEASNTKLMEPISLDKGKKSLSYSSSCASDSARNYRTSYSSRNKLHLYFTGTVKTSYLFPESLSGENHPGYALHEPKPIDLIFFFHKALKKDLEYLVFGSAQLADNADFLSEFCRRFQLIQFLNQIHSEAEEEVAFPALETKGKLQNISHSYTIDHKLEVELFHKISLVLDEMSILHVSASEVDSNAVDNKMQKHHQLCRRLHDMCTSTCKLLTEHVHREELELWPLFKECFSIEEQERIVGCILGRTEAKILQDMLPWLMDALTQEEQQVMITLWRQVTRNTMFDEWLREWWEGYETAKLVEESIVPPSWTEDPLEVVSAYLCGSSEQEGRCCNKSINFPEKDSHSANTKPSENSEVGYKPKGPGGDQCISTDTECTRLCDEGNKKKLQEVENATNQIDDLGHLLQRSQKSKYCECLLTLSQEDMQAAVIKISRDSSLDPQKKPHMIQNLIMSRWIARQNSELTVASNGKEFPGQHPSYHDPLGVTYGCKHYKRNCKLFAACCNQLYTCIRCHDEMADHEIDRKSITEMMCMKCLKMQTVGPTCSTASCSNFSMAKYFCRICKIFDNERVIYHCPYCNLCRVGKGLGIDYFHCMTCNACMSRSLLKHTCREKCFMDNCPICNEDIFTSNSPVKSLPCGHLMHSTCFEAYTFTNYTCPICGKSLGDMQVYFKMLDAFLAKQETPDEYAGQTQVILCNDCEKRGTAPFHWLYHKCPYCGSYNTRVL from the exons ATGGGCGGCGACGACGATTCTCCccaatgcctcctcctcccTTCGCAAAACGATGCCCAGCCGGAGTCCTCCGCATCCGCGACACGTGTCCCGCTCGCTCAGACGCCGATCCTCCTGCTCGTCTGCTTCCACAAGGCGCTGCAGGCCGAGCTCCTCGATCTCCGCCTCGTGACCACCGCCGCCTTGGAGAGTGGCTCACGTGACCTCCTAGACCGCGACTTCGTTCTCCTGCTTCTGCGGCGGTTTGAGTTCCTCAAGCTCGCGTATGAGTCCCACTGCTCTGCAGAGGACGAG GTAATTTTTTTAGCGTTAGATGGGCGAACAAAAAATGTAGCTAGTACATATTCACTAGAACATATGAGTATAGACGGTCTCTTCGACTCAATTTTCAATCGCTTGGATGTTTTATTAGAGGAAAACGAGAATGAGAAATTTTCCAAGCAATTTCAAGAACTTGTGTTTGGCATTGGGACGCTGAAGGAATTCGTTTCCCAGCATATGCTGAAAGAAGAACAGCAG GTTTTTCCCTTGATCCTGCAGCAGTTCTGTCGTGAAGAACAGGCTGCACTTGTGTGGCAGTTCATGTGCAGCGTTCCTTTATTGCTGCTTGAGGATCTACTTCCGTGGACGATCTCCTTTCTTCCACCTGATGAACAAGAGGAAGTTAGACATTGCATAAAAGCAATTGTACCTGACGAAAAATCACTTGAAGAG GTGGTAAATTCTTGGCTTGCTAGCAATGAACAATCCTCCTTTGGGGCCACCAAGAATTCTAGAGGAGCTCAACAAGCCGGCGAATATGCAGACATGAAAAGGTTACTGAAGTCTCATTCGCCCAAAAGGTTTTTAGAAGAATATAAAAGACACATTAAGGCAGATTGCATTCACTCTGATATTGGATACAATCCGGTTGATGGCCTTCCTTTTTGGCATGGAGTCATTAGGAAAGATTTGAAGACAATTCTGGAGGAGCTATATCAACTAAGAAGCGCAAGCAGTTTTTTGAATCTTGATTCAGTAGTTGTCCAGCTAAAATTCTTTGTAGATGTCCTTAATTTCTACAG TGCATTGGAGAAGTTATATCATCCTGTGTTGAATGAACTTTTCAACGGCTGCCTTTACCCCTACAGTGAACAATTTCCAAATGAAAGCCACGTTGAAGGTTTGCAGAGGTTGCTATACTATGAGCCTCAAGATGGAACACCTTTGAGCAAATTTGTTGAGAAGCTTTGCTGGGAACTGGAGTCTTTTCTGGTGGGAATTAACAAGTACTTTGCTTTCCAAGAAACCAAG GTAGTTCCCATTGTAAGGAAGAATTGCGGTCATGATATGCAGCTGCAACTCTTGTATGCAAGCCTTCATATTCTGCCACTTGGGTTGCTAAAGTGCATGACTACTTGGTTTTCGGCTTGCTTATCTGAGGACGAATCCAGGTCCATCCTTAGCAACTTGAAGGAGGGAGATTCTTTAGTCAATAAATCATTTGCATCCCTCTTACATGAGTGGTTCCGCATTGGTCATTCAGGTAAGACCTCTGTTGAAAAGTTTCGTGAGGAGTTGCAGCAAATATTCAAGAGCAGATGCACTTCCTTAAAGCAATTCTATAATACTAGTGGATCTTCCTCCTTAAGTTCCAATATGAAACCTATTGAGGCATCAAACACTAAGCTAATGGAGCCAATCTCTTTGGATAAGGGCAAGAAATCTCTGTCATACTCTTCATCTTGTGCCTCTGACTCTGCCAGGAATTATAGGACGTCATATTCCAGCAGAAACAAACTTCACTTATATTTCACTGGAACAGTGAAAACTTCATATCTCTTTCCTGAAAGTCTTAGTGGAGAGAACCATCCTGGTTATGCTCTTCATGAACCAAAACCAATAGATCTCATATTTTTCTTCCACAAGGCTCTCAAGAAAGATTTGGAATACCTTGTATTTGGCTCAGCTCAGTTGGCTGACAATGCTGATTTTCTCTCAGAGTTTTGCCGGCGATTCCAACTTATACAGTTTCTAAATCAAATACATAGTGAAGCAGAGGAAGAAGTTGCCTTTCCAGCTTTAGAGACCAAAGGAAAACTGCAAAACATTAGCCACTCTTACACGATAGACCACAAATTAGAAGTTGAACTCTTTCACAAGATATCCCTCGTTCTGGATGAGATGTCTATATTGCATGTTTCAGCTTCTGAAGTCGATTCAAATGCAGTGGATAATAAAATGCAGAAGCACCATCAGCTGTGCAGGAGGCTTCATGACATGTGCACATCAACCTGCAAGTTACTGACTGAACATGTTCATCGTGAAGAACTTGAGCTCTGGCCCTTGTTTAAAGAATGCTTCTCCATTGAAGAGCAAGAAAGGATTGTAGGATGCATACTTGGTAGAACAGAAGCAAAAATATTGCAAGATATGTTACCTTGGCTAATGGACGCTTTGACACAAGAAGAACAGCAAGTCATGATTACTCTATGGCGCCAGGTCACACGAAACACGATGTTTGATGAGTGGTTGAGAGAATGGTGGGAGGGATATGAGACAGCTAAGTTGGTAGAGGAGTCCATTGTACCTCCTTCATGGACTGAAGATCCATTGGAGGTTGTCTCTGCCTATCTGTGTGGATCGAGTgaacaagaaggaagatgctgtaACAAAAGTATCAATTTTCCAGAAAAAGATTCCCATAGTGCTAATACCAAGCCATCGGAAAATAGTGAGGTGGGTTATAAGCCAAAAGGTCCTGGAGGTGACCAATGTATTTCCACTGATACAGAATGTACAAGACTTTGTGATGAAGGTAACAAGAAGAAGTTACAAGAAGTTGAAAATGCCACAAATCAAATTGATGATCTAGGTCACCTTTTGCAAAGAAGCCAGAAATCCAAGTACTGTGAGTGCCTGCTGACACTTAGTCAAGAGGATATGCAGGCTGCAGTAATAAAAATCTCCCGTGACTCTTCCTTGGATCCTCAGAAGAAACCACATATGATCCAGAACCTGATAATGAG CCGTTGGATAGCCAGACAGAACTCTGAATTAACAGTTGCAAGTAATGGGAAAGAATTTCCTGGTCAGCATCCATCCTATCATGACCCTCTTGGAGTAACCTATGGTTGTAAACACTATAAGAGGAACTGTAAGCTTTTTGCTGCCTGTTGCAACCAACTTTACACTTGCATACGCTGCCATGATGAGATGGCTGATCATGAGATAGATAG GAAATCTATAACAGAGATGATGTGCATGAAATGCTTGAAGATGCAGACAGTTGGGCCCACATGCTCAACTGCATCCTGCAGTAACTTTTCCATGGCAAAATACTTTTGCAGGATCTGCAAAATATTTGATAACGAACG GGTCATCTACCATTGTCCTTACTGTAACTTGTGCCGAGTTGGAAAGGGATTGGGTATTGACTACTTCCATTGCATGACGTGTAATGCCTGCATGTCCCGTTCTCTATTGAAGCACACATGCAGAGAGAAATGCTTCATGGATAACTGCCCTATTTGCAATGAAGACATCTTCACCTCAAATTCTCCAGTGAAGTCCCTTCCATGCGGTCATTTGATGCACTCAACATGTTTTGAG GCCTACACCTTTACGAATTATACCTGCCCAATCTGTGGCAAGTCACTCGGGGACATGCAG GTGTATTTTAAAATGTTGGATGCATTTTTGGCTAAACAGGAAACTCCAGACGAGTACGCTGGCCAAACTCAG GTCATACTCTGCAATGACTGTGAGAAGAGAGGAACTGCTCCCTTTCACTGGCTTTACCACAAGTGCCCCTATTGTGGTTCATACAACACCAG GGTTCTATGA